In one window of Nocardia brasiliensis DNA:
- the dcd gene encoding dCTP deaminase translates to MLLSDRDIRAEIAAGRLGVEPLLETLIQPSSIDVRLDGMFRVFNNTRYTHIDPAQQQDELTSLVEPAEGEPFVLHPGEFVLGSTLEVCTLPDDLAGRLEGKSSLGRLGLLTHSTAGFIDPGFSGHITLELSNVANLPITLWPGMKIGQLCLLRLTSPAENPYGSATAGSKYQGQRGPTPSRSYLNFPLPTAADSR, encoded by the coding sequence GTGCTGCTTTCCGATCGTGACATCCGTGCGGAGATCGCCGCTGGGCGTCTCGGCGTCGAGCCCTTGCTGGAGACGCTGATCCAGCCGTCGAGTATCGACGTGCGCCTGGACGGGATGTTCCGGGTGTTCAACAACACCCGCTATACCCATATCGACCCGGCGCAGCAGCAGGACGAGCTGACCAGCCTGGTCGAACCGGCCGAGGGCGAACCCTTCGTGCTGCATCCCGGCGAGTTCGTGCTCGGCTCGACACTCGAGGTGTGCACGCTGCCCGACGACCTCGCCGGACGGTTGGAGGGCAAGTCGAGTCTCGGCAGGCTCGGCCTGCTGACCCATTCGACCGCGGGCTTCATCGACCCCGGTTTCAGCGGACACATCACCCTGGAACTTTCCAACGTGGCCAACCTGCCGATCACCCTGTGGCCCGGCATGAAGATCGGCCAGCTCTGCCTGCTCCGCCTGACCAGCCCCGCCGAAAACCCCTACGGCAGCGCCACCGCGGGCTCCAAGTACCAGGGCCAGCGCGGCCCCACCCCCTCCCGCTCCTACCTCAACTTCCCCCTCCCGACCGCGGCGGATTCGCGGTAG
- a CDS encoding SDR family NAD(P)-dependent oxidoreductase, whose translation MVRMSETALFDLTGHVAVVTGGNSGIGLGFARGLARAGADVCIVGRNAERNAEAARTLNAHGGRVLTLSCDVGDEQQVIDTIGKVVDELGRIDSCFANAGVAQGGAPFLETDLAEFRRVTSINLDAAFVTLREAAKVMVAQGDGGSLVGTASLAAKQGVPRGQSYAASKAGLIAIMNSIAVELGKYGIRTNSVLPGWVETPMTDGIFAWDRFRERVQPRIPAKRWGTATDFEAVAVYLASPASAYHTGDTLLIDGGYSLF comes from the coding sequence ATGGTCCGGATGTCAGAGACCGCGCTGTTCGACCTGACCGGCCACGTGGCCGTGGTGACCGGAGGCAATTCCGGGATCGGTCTCGGCTTCGCCCGCGGACTCGCGCGCGCCGGCGCCGACGTGTGCATCGTCGGCCGCAACGCCGAGCGCAACGCCGAAGCCGCGCGGACATTGAACGCGCACGGCGGCCGGGTGCTCACCCTGTCCTGCGATGTCGGCGACGAGCAGCAGGTGATCGACACCATCGGCAAGGTCGTCGACGAGCTGGGCCGGATCGACTCGTGCTTCGCCAATGCCGGTGTGGCGCAGGGCGGGGCGCCGTTTCTGGAGACCGACCTGGCCGAGTTCCGACGGGTCACCTCGATCAATCTCGACGCCGCCTTCGTCACGCTGCGCGAGGCGGCCAAGGTGATGGTCGCGCAGGGCGACGGCGGCAGCCTGGTCGGCACCGCCAGCCTCGCCGCCAAGCAGGGTGTGCCGCGCGGCCAGTCCTACGCGGCGAGCAAGGCGGGTCTGATCGCCATCATGAACTCGATCGCGGTCGAGCTGGGCAAGTACGGCATCCGGACCAATTCGGTGCTCCCGGGCTGGGTCGAGACGCCCATGACGGACGGGATCTTCGCCTGGGATCGCTTCCGGGAGCGGGTGCAGCCCCGCATCCCGGCCAAACGCTGGGGTACGGCCACCGATTTCGAGGCGGTCGCGGTGTATCTGGCGAGCCCGGCCAGCGCGTACCACACCGGGGACACGCTGCTGATCGACGGCGGTTACAGCCTGTTCTGA
- a CDS encoding phosphatase PAP2 family protein, which yields MTPNPTLAPTRRRVPPLAVVAGLLALFLVGLTANVLDRDGLTSIDPDIANWAVTHRNGVLTPIATTISNLGGTVAMTTLATVAVVAFAWFGYWRAAGLVIGTGLLSWLLIDGGKHLIARPRPPVELHIVTKTTFAYPSGHSLGSMAVVGVVAVLLVPRVRRRGTRWAAGVAAAVFVAAVGLSRIYLGVHWTTDVLGGWATGALLVITTYSGYRYLEARVADGAKHRSAVGNPGGASVPVPVHPTERDIGEVDAESQITGGG from the coding sequence GTGACCCCGAATCCCACGCTCGCGCCGACTCGACGCCGGGTGCCCCCGCTCGCGGTGGTTGCCGGGTTGCTCGCCCTGTTCCTCGTCGGACTCACCGCCAACGTGCTCGATCGCGACGGACTCACCTCGATCGACCCGGATATCGCGAACTGGGCGGTCACGCACCGCAACGGCGTGCTGACCCCCATCGCGACAACGATCAGCAATCTCGGCGGCACCGTCGCGATGACCACGCTGGCCACGGTGGCCGTCGTCGCGTTCGCCTGGTTCGGGTATTGGCGCGCGGCCGGGCTGGTCATCGGCACCGGACTGCTGTCCTGGTTGCTGATCGACGGCGGCAAGCATCTGATCGCCCGGCCGCGGCCGCCGGTCGAGCTGCACATCGTCACCAAGACGACGTTCGCGTACCCGTCCGGGCACAGCCTCGGCTCGATGGCGGTCGTCGGCGTCGTCGCCGTGCTGCTGGTCCCGCGCGTGCGCCGCCGCGGCACCCGCTGGGCCGCAGGCGTCGCCGCCGCCGTTTTCGTTGCGGCGGTGGGCCTTTCCCGGATCTACCTCGGCGTGCACTGGACCACCGACGTGCTCGGTGGCTGGGCCACCGGAGCGCTACTGGTGATCACGACCTACAGCGGCTACCGCTATCTCGAGGCACGGGTGGCCGATGGCGCGAAACATCGCTCAGCCGTAGGGAATCCAGGTGGTGCGTCCGTCCCCGTCCCGGTGCACCCAACCGAACGGGACATCGGCGAAGTGGATGCCGAAAGCCAGATCACCGGTGGTGGCTAG
- a CDS encoding MBL fold metallo-hydrolase, whose product MTSSRIDSMRGSARAAGRPDRCAALAAGRERLRRPPRLRTIRLGRMELTYVPDGAVFLKPTGWLPDATARDWVTHADHLDENGHLVAGIGALLVRYRRRALLIDAGIGPVVTPDEPGNPMTGATHGGALLRNLARLGVTGRIEAVAFTHLHTDHFGWTLYPGPGGVAPFGAADYLVNESEWAWWHALPPELVASLPAWARDSITTPGMLAAITDRVRPFVNGAEIFPGVRAQEIPGHTAGHTAFALKSMGRRLVMIGDALHSPVQVTHPEWACASDFDPAEAIRRRRMLVDRLATTGDLAFGIHFADVPFGWVHRDGDGRTTWIPYG is encoded by the coding sequence GTGACATCATCGCGGATCGATTCGATGCGGGGCAGTGCGCGGGCGGCGGGTAGGCCCGACAGGTGTGCGGCCCTGGCCGCAGGGCGCGAGCGGCTGCGGCGGCCACCGCGGTTGCGCACCATCCGGCTGGGCCGGATGGAACTGACCTACGTGCCGGACGGCGCGGTCTTCTTGAAGCCGACCGGGTGGCTGCCGGATGCCACCGCCCGGGACTGGGTCACCCACGCCGACCACCTCGACGAGAACGGGCATCTGGTCGCGGGGATCGGTGCGCTGCTGGTGCGCTACCGCAGGCGCGCGCTGCTCATCGACGCGGGCATCGGCCCGGTCGTCACGCCGGACGAGCCGGGCAATCCGATGACGGGCGCGACGCACGGTGGTGCGTTGCTGCGCAACCTGGCTCGGCTCGGGGTGACCGGTCGCATCGAAGCGGTCGCGTTCACTCACCTGCACACCGACCACTTCGGTTGGACGCTGTATCCCGGCCCGGGAGGTGTCGCGCCGTTCGGCGCCGCCGACTATCTGGTGAACGAGTCCGAATGGGCGTGGTGGCATGCCTTGCCGCCGGAATTGGTTGCGTCGCTGCCTGCTTGGGCCCGCGACAGCATCACCACGCCGGGCATGCTCGCGGCCATCACCGATCGGGTGCGCCCGTTCGTCAACGGGGCGGAGATCTTCCCCGGTGTGCGCGCTCAGGAGATCCCCGGGCACACCGCGGGACATACCGCGTTCGCGCTCAAATCTATGGGGCGCCGCCTGGTGATGATCGGTGACGCCTTGCACAGTCCGGTGCAGGTCACCCATCCGGAGTGGGCGTGTGCCTCCGATTTCGATCCCGCCGAAGCCATTCGCAGGCGCCGGATGCTGGTGGACCGGCTAGCCACCACCGGTGATCTGGCTTTCGGCATCCACTTCGCCGATGTCCCGTTCGGTTGGGTGCACCGGGACGGGGACGGACGCACCACCTGGATTCCCTACGGCTGA
- a CDS encoding serine hydrolase domain-containing protein: MVSVEGFVERGYEDVRSAFEKAHAADAGAAQLCVQRHGRVVVDLWTGHDPISGKSWDADSLVVLMSASKGVAATCVHLLIERGQLDLDAPVRDYWPEFAANGKAEVTVADLLTHRAGLCGFDPESGIRAAEFTDRSRCVAALETMAPLWQPGTAFYYHAITWGFLVGELVRRVTGKSVGDLLATEIAEPLGLSLWIGLPEAQEPRVVPQFTRTPSPSAPEVAAVLARIGIDRDDRLVRNLLETVATREAGVELLNTRAGRAAEVPAGNAIGNARALARMYAATIGTVDGIRLLAPATVERACRPGTDHLIHPSPLDALPVTHRFANGYELPRTSSPMLGATSFGHVGTGGRIGFAHPASGTAVGYTCTDMTAEVAVGPDPRWTWLNPLQKAIA, encoded by the coding sequence GTGGTGTCGGTCGAGGGGTTCGTCGAGCGTGGCTACGAGGACGTTCGAAGCGCATTCGAGAAGGCGCACGCGGCGGATGCGGGTGCCGCGCAGTTGTGCGTCCAGCGGCACGGCCGGGTCGTCGTAGACCTGTGGACGGGGCACGACCCGATCTCCGGAAAATCTTGGGACGCAGACTCACTGGTGGTGCTGATGTCGGCATCGAAAGGCGTGGCCGCCACCTGCGTGCACCTGCTGATCGAACGCGGGCAGCTCGACCTCGACGCACCCGTGCGGGACTACTGGCCGGAATTCGCCGCCAACGGCAAAGCCGAGGTCACCGTCGCCGACCTGCTCACCCACCGCGCCGGACTGTGCGGCTTCGACCCCGAATCCGGTATCCGCGCAGCGGAGTTCACCGACCGGTCCCGGTGCGTGGCCGCGCTCGAAACCATGGCGCCGCTGTGGCAGCCTGGCACCGCGTTCTACTACCACGCGATTACCTGGGGTTTCCTCGTCGGTGAACTGGTGCGACGGGTCACCGGCAAAAGCGTCGGCGACCTGCTCGCCACCGAAATCGCCGAACCGCTCGGACTGAGCCTGTGGATAGGTCTGCCGGAAGCCCAAGAGCCCCGGGTGGTTCCCCAATTCACCCGAACCCCTTCGCCCTCCGCCCCCGAGGTTGCCGCGGTGCTCGCGCGGATAGGCATCGACCGCGACGACCGCCTGGTGCGCAACCTGCTCGAAACCGTGGCGACCAGGGAAGCGGGCGTCGAACTGCTCAACACCCGAGCCGGGCGCGCGGCCGAGGTCCCCGCGGGCAACGCCATCGGCAACGCCCGCGCGCTGGCCCGCATGTATGCCGCCACCATCGGCACCGTGGACGGCATCCGACTGCTCGCCCCCGCCACCGTCGAACGCGCCTGCCGCCCCGGCACCGACCACCTCATTCACCCGTCCCCGCTCGACGCACTCCCCGTCACCCACCGCTTCGCCAACGGCTACGAACTCCCCCGCACCAGCAGCCCCATGCTCGGCGCCACCTCCTTCGGCCACGTCGGCACCGGCGGCCGAATCGGCTTCGCCCACCCCGCCTCCGGCACCGCCGTCGGCTACACCTGCACCGACATGACCGCCGAAGTTGCCGTCGGCCCCGACCCCCGCTGGACCTGGCTCAACCCCCTCCAAAAGGCGATCGCCTGA
- a CDS encoding flavin-containing monooxygenase — translation MIDALVIGAGQSGLAATRALLDHGLAPVVLEAGPEPVGSWPHYYDSLTLFSPAQHSALPGLEFPAEPDHYPRRDEVTAYLRHYAATLDVDIRTNTAVTRVETHPDTGFLVHTSTGETLHTAGIVAATGSFGNPHMPELPGQHTYTGTLLHAADYRNPKPYAGQRIIVVGAGNSAVQIAHELAEVATVTLATHHPINFLAQHRDGRDIHHWLVTTGFDLLPPEWLIRYVGGTLVLDIGTYQHALTAGHLDRRPVFTSLDTETITWPNGTREPVDTIIFATGYRPDLAYLEPLGALHDGYPLHSTGISTTHPGLVYLGLEFQRSFSSNTLRGVHHDAQHIITALAAHVHGAPTAVGL, via the coding sequence ATGATCGACGCCCTCGTCATCGGCGCAGGCCAATCCGGGCTCGCCGCCACCCGCGCCCTCCTCGACCACGGGCTCGCCCCGGTTGTGCTCGAAGCTGGTCCCGAACCCGTCGGCTCCTGGCCGCACTACTACGACAGCCTCACCCTGTTCTCACCCGCCCAACACAGCGCCCTGCCCGGCCTGGAGTTCCCCGCCGAACCCGACCACTACCCACGCCGCGACGAAGTCACCGCCTACCTCCGCCACTACGCCGCAACCCTCGACGTCGACATCCGCACCAACACGGCCGTTACCAGGGTCGAAACCCACCCCGACACCGGCTTCCTCGTCCACACCAGCACCGGCGAAACGCTGCATACCGCCGGAATCGTCGCTGCCACAGGCTCGTTCGGCAACCCGCACATGCCCGAACTCCCCGGCCAACACACTTACACCGGCACCCTGCTCCATGCCGCCGACTACCGAAACCCCAAACCCTATGCCGGGCAACGCATCATCGTCGTCGGCGCGGGAAACTCCGCGGTTCAGATCGCGCACGAGCTCGCCGAGGTCGCCACCGTCACCCTCGCCACCCACCACCCGATCAACTTCCTGGCCCAGCACCGCGACGGCCGCGACATCCATCACTGGCTCGTCACCACCGGCTTCGACCTTCTGCCACCCGAATGGCTCATCCGCTACGTCGGCGGCACCCTCGTGCTCGACATCGGCACTTACCAACACGCCCTCACCGCCGGCCACCTCGACCGCCGTCCTGTGTTCACCAGCCTCGACACCGAGACCATCACCTGGCCCAACGGCACCCGAGAACCCGTTGACACGATCATCTTCGCCACCGGCTACCGCCCCGACCTCGCCTACCTCGAACCACTCGGCGCACTCCACGACGGCTACCCACTGCACTCCACGGGCATCTCGACTACCCACCCCGGCCTGGTCTACCTCGGCCTGGAATTCCAACGCAGCTTCTCCTCCAACACCCTGCGCGGAGTCCACCACGACGCACAACACATCATCACCGCCCTCGCCGCCCACGTCCACGGAGCTCCGACCGCTGTTGGCCTTTAG
- a CDS encoding MFS transporter, with protein sequence MHSVSVSPAPAAAGLRRVLVVLCVTEITSWGILFYAFPVLLGHIHTATGWTDTSLTAAFSAGQLVAALVGIPVGRWLDRHGPRAVMSAGSLLAVLALIVVATAPTLVWFFIGWLLAGVAMGAVLYPPAFAALTRWHGPNRVRALTVLTLAAGFASTVFAPLTAALSTHLDWHTTYLVLATVLAVVTVPAHWFGLKLAWPPPEVEPDHAHHAPAGSTARSPAFVALAIALSVTGFASFAAIVTLVPLLTERGLDVGLAAVALGLGGAGQVASRLGYSAFAARTSLRTRTLTILLAIAATTMLLGIFTTAAALVTVAIIAGMARGVFTLLQATAITDRWGTTHYGHLTALLSAPLTISLAMAPFAATALAAAVGGYANAFRILGALAAAAALVSLASIPTPPSKEHRS encoded by the coding sequence ATGCACTCTGTTTCGGTGTCACCGGCACCCGCTGCGGCGGGGTTGCGGCGGGTGCTGGTGGTCCTGTGCGTCACCGAGATCACCAGCTGGGGAATCCTGTTCTACGCCTTCCCGGTCCTGCTCGGACACATCCACACCGCCACCGGCTGGACCGACACCAGCCTCACCGCCGCCTTCTCGGCCGGGCAACTCGTCGCCGCGCTGGTCGGGATCCCGGTAGGGCGCTGGCTGGACCGCCACGGACCACGCGCCGTGATGAGCGCCGGTTCGCTGCTGGCCGTGCTCGCGCTGATCGTGGTGGCGACCGCCCCCACGCTGGTGTGGTTTTTCATTGGCTGGCTGCTGGCCGGGGTCGCGATGGGCGCGGTGCTCTACCCACCTGCCTTCGCCGCCCTGACCCGCTGGCACGGCCCCAACCGTGTGCGCGCACTCACCGTGCTCACCCTCGCCGCCGGATTCGCCTCCACCGTCTTCGCACCCCTGACCGCCGCTCTGTCGACGCATCTGGACTGGCACACAACCTATCTCGTGCTCGCCACCGTCCTAGCGGTGGTGACAGTGCCCGCACATTGGTTCGGGCTGAAGCTGGCCTGGCCACCACCGGAGGTCGAACCCGACCATGCCCACCATGCCCCGGCGGGCAGCACGGCGCGCAGTCCGGCGTTCGTGGCGTTGGCGATCGCGTTGAGCGTCACCGGCTTCGCCTCCTTCGCCGCGATCGTCACCCTGGTCCCGCTGCTGACCGAACGTGGACTCGATGTCGGCCTGGCCGCCGTCGCGCTCGGCCTCGGCGGCGCCGGGCAAGTCGCCAGCCGCCTGGGCTACTCCGCCTTCGCCGCCCGCACCAGCCTGCGCACCCGCACCCTGACCATTCTGCTCGCCATCGCCGCCACCACCATGCTGCTGGGGATCTTCACCACCGCAGCAGCTTTGGTCACCGTCGCGATCATCGCCGGGATGGCACGCGGAGTATTCACACTCCTGCAAGCCACCGCCATCACCGACCGCTGGGGCACCACCCACTACGGCCACCTCACCGCACTGCTGTCCGCGCCGCTGACCATCAGCCTCGCGATGGCACCCTTCGCCGCCACCGCCCTCGCCGCCGCGGTCGGCGGCTACGCGAACGCCTTCCGCATCCTCGGCGCACTCGCTGCCGCCGCAGCGCTGGTCTCACTGGCCAGCATCCCCACGCCCCCTTCGAAGGAACACCGCTCATGA
- a CDS encoding NAD(P)-binding domain-containing protein has translation MENDLPVVVVGAGPIGLAAAAELRERGLSPVVFERGNSAGAAIAQWNHVRLFSRWGELIAPAARRLLDTTGWTAPDADAYPTGQDWVRGYLAPLATALGADVVEFGVEVTGVARRGRDRLVDAGRDTEPLSVHLRRADGSQDRVLARAVIDASGTWTTPNPLGGEGLPALGESTAQVIEYRVPDLDDATVRARYAGKHTVIAGSGHSALTAIVALAGLAEQEPGTWLSWVVRRGEVGSTFGGGDADQLPARGALGLRAKAAVEAGLLHVVTGFRTAAIEPADNEAVMLVSDTGQRLENVDRVVALTGFRPDLSWLSEIRLALDPVLHAPVELASLIDPNVHSCGTVYPHGVKELSHPEPGVFLAGMKSYGRAPTFLAMTGYEQVRSIAAALAGDHDAAERVELVLPETGVCGGAGVFDTTSEQATGGCCGSGSPSEPQELALSTPVAIQDLGLTAAPAR, from the coding sequence ATGGAGAACGACTTGCCCGTTGTCGTGGTCGGTGCCGGGCCCATCGGCCTGGCCGCCGCTGCTGAACTGCGTGAACGCGGACTGAGCCCGGTGGTGTTCGAACGCGGAAATTCCGCCGGTGCGGCGATCGCGCAATGGAATCACGTGCGGTTGTTTTCCCGCTGGGGCGAACTCATCGCCCCCGCTGCCCGCCGACTCCTGGACACGACCGGGTGGACTGCACCTGACGCGGACGCCTATCCCACCGGGCAGGATTGGGTTCGGGGCTATCTCGCGCCGCTGGCCACTGCCCTCGGCGCTGATGTCGTCGAGTTCGGGGTCGAGGTGACCGGGGTGGCGCGACGTGGCCGGGACCGGCTCGTGGACGCCGGGCGAGACACCGAACCGCTCTCGGTGCACCTGCGCCGCGCCGACGGCAGCCAAGACCGCGTCCTGGCACGTGCGGTGATCGACGCCTCGGGCACCTGGACCACCCCGAATCCTCTCGGCGGGGAAGGACTTCCAGCACTCGGCGAATCCACGGCACAGGTGATCGAGTACCGGGTGCCCGACCTCGACGACGCCACGGTCCGGGCCCGTTATGCCGGGAAGCACACGGTGATCGCGGGTAGCGGCCACTCGGCGCTGACCGCGATCGTCGCTCTGGCCGGGCTCGCCGAGCAGGAACCGGGCACGTGGTTGAGCTGGGTGGTGCGCCGCGGCGAGGTCGGCTCCACCTTCGGCGGCGGAGACGCCGACCAACTGCCCGCACGTGGCGCGCTCGGACTGCGGGCCAAGGCCGCGGTCGAGGCCGGTCTGTTGCACGTGGTGACCGGGTTCCGTACCGCTGCAATCGAACCCGCCGACAACGAGGCGGTGATGCTGGTCTCCGATACCGGTCAGCGCCTCGAGAATGTGGATCGGGTGGTGGCGTTGACCGGGTTCCGCCCAGACCTGTCATGGCTCTCGGAGATCCGCCTCGCTCTGGACCCGGTCCTGCATGCCCCGGTGGAGTTGGCGTCGTTGATCGATCCGAACGTGCACTCCTGCGGCACCGTCTACCCACACGGAGTGAAGGAGCTGTCCCATCCTGAACCGGGGGTGTTCTTGGCCGGGATGAAAAGCTACGGGCGCGCACCGACGTTCCTAGCGATGACCGGCTACGAACAGGTCCGCTCCATCGCCGCCGCGCTCGCCGGAGACCACGACGCCGCCGAACGCGTCGAACTGGTACTGCCCGAGACCGGAGTCTGCGGCGGCGCAGGCGTTTTCGACACCACCAGCGAGCAAGCGACCGGCGGCTGCTGTGGTAGCGGTAGTCCGTCTGAACCGCAGGAGCTGGCGTTGTCCACGCCGGTCGCGATCCAGGACTTGGGTCTGACAGCGGCACCGGCGCGCTGA
- a CDS encoding helix-turn-helix domain-containing GNAT family N-acetyltransferase, with translation MTSLDMPFVRDSAADRVDALSVSDASTYAGWFACLADPTRVRLLHQVATRPAGITVGELAELVGIGQPTASHHVRKLAEVGFVRVHKDGTSTVVVVNPACCTGLPHAADAVMGVLTPLPCCPDNLPADVTVRAMTERDWDDVRRIYAEGIATFATEVPDRETLDAQWLPDHRWVAEIDGTLAGWAALSPVSARECYRGVAENSVYVAEGMRGRGVGKALLHKQVIAADEAGLWTLQTSIFPENRASIALHHSAGYRTVGLRDRIAQRDGVWRDTVLLERRSPVN, from the coding sequence ATGACTTCGCTGGATATGCCGTTCGTGCGCGATTCGGCCGCCGACAGGGTCGATGCCCTGTCGGTATCGGACGCGAGCACCTACGCGGGCTGGTTCGCCTGCCTGGCTGACCCGACCCGGGTGCGGCTGCTGCACCAGGTCGCCACCCGCCCGGCCGGGATCACCGTCGGCGAGCTGGCCGAGCTGGTCGGCATCGGCCAGCCGACCGCCTCCCATCACGTGCGCAAGCTCGCCGAGGTCGGTTTCGTGCGCGTCCACAAGGACGGCACCTCCACCGTCGTGGTGGTGAACCCCGCCTGCTGCACCGGCCTACCCCACGCCGCCGACGCGGTGATGGGCGTGCTCACCCCGCTGCCGTGCTGCCCGGACAACCTGCCCGCCGACGTCACCGTGCGCGCGATGACCGAGCGCGACTGGGACGACGTGCGCCGCATCTACGCCGAAGGCATCGCCACCTTCGCCACCGAAGTCCCCGACCGTGAAACCCTTGACGCACAATGGCTTCCCGACCACCGCTGGGTCGCCGAGATCGACGGCACCCTCGCCGGATGGGCCGCTTTGAGCCCGGTATCGGCACGCGAATGCTATCGGGGCGTCGCCGAGAACTCTGTCTACGTCGCCGAAGGCATGCGTGGGCGTGGCGTCGGAAAAGCATTGCTGCACAAGCAAGTCATCGCCGCCGACGAAGCCGGACTGTGGACGTTGCAGACCTCGATCTTCCCCGAGAACCGCGCCAGCATCGCCCTGCACCACTCCGCGGGCTACCGCACCGTCGGCCTGCGCGACCGCATCGCCCAACGCGACGGAGTATGGCGCGACACCGTGCTCCTGGAACGCCGCAGCCCGGTCAACTGA
- a CDS encoding ArsR/SmtB family transcription factor, with amino-acid sequence MSKSKLVVTPVQACSAAPIVRDPLTEQTATELASVFRALSDPVRLRLLSSIASREGQEACVCELSTGIDLTQPTISHHLKVLREAGLLISERRASWVYYKVVPEALQRLSTLLLTESGAGVSA; translated from the coding sequence ATGTCGAAGTCAAAGCTGGTGGTGACACCGGTCCAAGCGTGCTCGGCCGCGCCGATTGTGCGCGATCCCTTGACCGAGCAGACCGCGACCGAGCTGGCGAGTGTGTTCCGCGCGTTGTCGGATCCGGTGCGCCTGCGGTTGTTGAGCTCGATCGCTTCACGGGAAGGCCAGGAAGCGTGCGTGTGTGAGCTGTCGACGGGGATCGATCTGACCCAGCCGACGATCTCCCACCACCTCAAAGTGCTGCGCGAAGCCGGGCTGCTGATCAGCGAGCGGCGCGCCTCCTGGGTGTACTACAAGGTGGTTCCCGAAGCGCTGCAACGACTCTCGACTCTGTTGCTGACCGAAAGCGGCGCGGGAGTGAGCGCGTGA
- the arsB gene encoding ACR3 family arsenite efflux transporter translates to MSVETATAEHSVVGKLSTLDRFLPVWIGVAMAAGLLLGRVIPGLGDAVSAVEIDGISLPIAIGLLIMMYPVLAKVRYDRLDTVTGDRKLLIGSLLLNWILGPALMFALAWLLLPDLPEYRTGLIIVGLARCIAMVIIWNDLACGDREAAAVLVALNSVFQVLMFAVLGWFYLSVLPGWLGLEQTTIDTSPWQIAKSVLIFLGIPLLAGYLTRRLGERAKERTWYESTLLPRIGPWALYGLLFTIVILFALQGKQITSQPLDVVRIAIPLLAYFAIMWGGGYLFGALVGLGYERTTTLAFTAAGNNFELAIAVAIATYGATSGQALAGVVGPLIEVPVLVGLVYVSLALRNRFQPNAGLGNVSEAQR, encoded by the coding sequence GTGAGCGTGGAAACGGCAACCGCGGAGCACAGTGTCGTCGGCAAGCTGTCGACGCTGGACCGGTTCCTGCCGGTGTGGATCGGTGTCGCGATGGCCGCCGGACTCCTGCTCGGTCGCGTCATTCCCGGCCTCGGGGACGCGGTGAGCGCTGTCGAGATCGACGGCATCTCGCTGCCGATCGCGATCGGGTTGCTGATCATGATGTATCCGGTGCTGGCCAAGGTCCGCTACGACCGCCTCGACACCGTCACCGGCGACCGCAAACTGTTGATCGGTTCGCTGTTGTTGAACTGGATCCTCGGCCCGGCGCTGATGTTCGCCCTGGCATGGCTGCTGCTACCGGATCTACCCGAGTACCGAACCGGGCTGATCATCGTCGGCCTAGCGCGCTGCATCGCGATGGTCATCATCTGGAACGACCTGGCCTGTGGCGACCGCGAAGCCGCCGCCGTGCTCGTCGCGTTGAACTCGGTGTTCCAGGTGCTCATGTTCGCCGTCCTGGGTTGGTTCTACCTCTCGGTGCTGCCCGGCTGGCTCGGCCTGGAACAAACCACCATCGACACCTCACCATGGCAGATCGCGAAATCGGTGCTGATCTTCCTCGGCATCCCGCTCCTGGCCGGATATCTCACCCGCCGCCTCGGCGAACGCGCCAAAGAACGCACCTGGTACGAGTCGACACTGCTGCCGCGTATCGGGCCGTGGGCGCTCTATGGGCTGCTGTTCACGATCGTGATTCTGTTTGCGCTGCAAGGCAAACAGATCACCTCCCAACCACTGGACGTGGTGCGTATCGCGATCCCGTTGCTGGCCTACTTCGCGATCATGTGGGGTGGTGGCTACCTGTTCGGCGCGCTCGTGGGCCTGGGTTATGAGCGCACCACCACGCTCGCGTTCACCGCCGCGGGCAACAACTTCGAACTCGCCATCGCCGTCGCCATCGCCACCTACGGCGCCACCTCCGGCCAAGCCCTCGCCGGAGTCGTCGGCCCCCTCATCGAAGTACCCGTGCTCGTCGGCCTAGTCTACGTCTCCCTCGCCCTGCGTAACCGCTTCCAACCCAACGCCGGACTCGGCAACGTGTCGGAGGCACAGCGGTGA